Within Pokkaliibacter sp. MBI-7, the genomic segment TAGCTGTAACGCACCCGGATAAGTGACCAAGGGTTAGTAAAGTGATTCCCTGGGAATCACTTAGCCAAATATCGGTCAGCTATAACGCACCCGGATAAGTGACCAAGGGTTAGTAAAGTGATTCCCTGGGAATCACTTAGCCAAATATCGGTCAGCTGTAACGCACCCGGATAAGTGACCAAGGGTTAGTAAAGTGATTCCCTGGGAATCACTTAGCCAAATATCGGTCAGCTGTAACGCACCCGGATAAGTGACCAAGGGTTAGTAAAGTGATTCCCTGGGAATCACTTAGCCAAATATCGGTCAGCTGTAACGCACCCGGATAAGTGACCAAGGGTTAGTAAAGTGATTCCCTGGGAATCACTTAGCCAAATATCGGTCAGCTGTAACGCACCCGGATAAGTGACCAAGGGTTAGTAAAGTGATTCCCTGGGAATCACTTAGCCAAATATCGGTCAGCTGTAACGCACCCGGATAAGTGACCAAGGGTTAGTAAAGTGATTCCCTGGGAATCACTTAGCCAAATATCGGTCAGCTGAGGCAATGCCCTCCTCTCCCCCTCCATTTCCCTACTCTCAGCCTGTCTCTGAGGGTTTTCTGCTGAGTTGCGGGTCGTTGTTGAACACACTGCGTAGCGGCAGCCGGACGTAGATCCGGCGCCGCTTTTCTCGATTGTTCTTGCTCATGTTTCGTTTCTATTTTCGCTTCGCCATTCAATCAGGAGTGTGTTCATGTCTGATTCTGCTATTTCCGTAACCGCCCCCCAGCTGGGGCGCTGCGCTCGACCATCACTATCCAGCTGCATACTTTCCACGCTTGCCGGCTGTGGGAAGGCGTCAACATCAACGACGACAACCATGCCGATGAGTCCAATGGGCGTCCGTTCAATCGCCCCGGCATGCGCGTGTTCATGTCCAATATGCACCAGACCACAGTCGCGTCAGGGATGTACGATCCCTATGCCGACAAGCACATGCTGGACATCGAGCAAGCCATCGCCAAAGCCGTCAGACCCTGCTTGAGCAGAAACAAACCATCAGCGCGGTGTTGAGCCAGGTGCCGTCATCGATCTCCATGACGGACAACCTGTCGGTCAGTCCACGGCAGTTCCCGGTCATTAGCGCCACGCCACTGGCGTTCCAGGGCAGCTACCTGGTATCGGATTTTGACGAGCTGATCCGGTCGATATTGCTGGCCAGCCATGTGGGGCTGATCGGTAATGTGGATAAGAAGCTCTAATCAGAGATGCAGCCCGGGTGGTCCGCAGTGTGTTTGATAAGTCTCGCCGCTATCGCTTTACCGGGCGACCCGTGCCGACTATGTGCTTGGTGGCGCCAAGGTGCTGGCCGCCATCGAGCGCAACGGGGAGTTGCCGGCAGGTATTCTGGATGGAACCCTGCGCTCACAGTTCTCCCCTCCTCTGCCCAAGGCCCAGCTGGATGCCATGAATGAGGCGCTGGCCACGCGGGCAGGTCTGGCCGCCGGACGCCCCCCGATCAACACAGTGACTGACGCAGTATCTGCTACCGAAGCGCTGGACGAGGCGGGAGAGGAAGTGACTGGGGCAGTGATCAATGGTGCTACGAAGATGACTGGGGCAGGGGTATCTGACATCGAGGCCGAGGCGTGATTCGCGTCTACACCCCCGCAAACGATGTCTCCCCAGAGCTGCTGTCACAGGCCGCAAACGTTCCCTCCCTAAAAGGCCTTTTTCCTTTTAAGGGTAAGGGGAGAATCGCGCTTATTGGGTGTGCAGGCCGAGGAGTCCCGTGAGGGGCTCCTGGTCCTGGGTCGGTATATCGTCCGGCAGTCGGAGGAGTTGAACTATGTCTGGCAGCTCGGTGCGATTCTACGACTGCAGCGGGCAGGATCTGGGGCAACTTTTCTGCGCTGGCGTTTGCCGGATCACCAAGCTGGGCAGAGTGGCGTACCGTTGTGGGCGTCGGTCATGCAAAAACAGGTCGATGCCAGCGTGCGTCGGTCACTGCTGGCTATGGAGCAGGATCGTGTGGCGTTTCAATCTGCAGATGAGTATCTGCAGCACGCTGATCCGCAGGCTACCGATGGGCTGACGAAGATGGAGTCGGCAGAAAACGTGTGGAGTGAGGAGCGGGTATGACTGATAAAAACTCACGCGGGAGTATATTGGATGATCTGGATCAGTTTTTTGGCACGCTGGGCGTGTTGGATCGCATGTGTGATCAATCTGCTGGGTCTTCATCATTCCTGGTTGGCACAGCCGGGTAGATGCAGGGCGTGTTCAGCTACATGAGGTGTCCGAGCAACTGGAGCATCATCCGCTAGTTAAACAACTCAGGGATGCAAGTGTGGTTCGCATTGAGTCAGAGTCATCGGGATTTGAACCTGGTACACGACAGCCACTGTGACATTGCGCGATGGAGCAGAACGAGTGATCGAATTTCAAGCGTTCGCGCTATTTGATGTATTTCCGGGTGAGAGCATCACCAGTCGCACAGGCAGCGCGTTTGTCGCACGCTGCATTGCTCAGCATCTGGTCATTGATCTTCAGGAAAAGACGCCTGTCGTCACCGTCACAAAGGACTGTGGCCATACGAGAACCGGGATACCGTACCGCCTGCAGCGATGATGTCGATAGCGAAAGTCGCAGTGGATCAGGTGCTGAACAAGATATTGCTCGGGCTGCCTATGGTAGAGGCTCACACCCAAGTCAGCCAGTAGCTGAGGCGGCGCCCGGCCCCTACGGGGCTAGCATGTCTGTGGGTGTCCTACCGAACGCCCCGTGGGGTGGCTGGGCACCGCTGGCCCCTGCGGGGCTGGCATCACGTCTGGCCACTGCGTGGCCGGTTGGTGCGATTCGTTCCGTGTTTTCCTCCTGCCCTTCCGTTGCTTTCTGCCGCTGCTGATGAGTTGTCTGTGGCGGCATTCCTTCCTGTTCCCGTGAGGGTTCTCTGCGGTATTTGTCGCTGTCTTTTCTGATCCTGTGCCTCGTTGATATGTGATGTGCACAGGGGATGAGGTGGGGAATGCAGCTGATTTTGTGTGAGAAGCCAGTCAAGCAAAAGAGATCGCCGCACTCGTTGGCGCAAGCAAGCGCGGTGAGGGGTGTTTGCTGGGGAATGGCGTCATAGTGACCTGGTGTATAGGCCACTTACTGCGGATGGCGGAACCCGACGAGATTAACCCAAATTGGAAAGAATGGCGCCTGGAGCAGCTACCCATGATCCCGGGCGAGTGGTCCATGCGGGTGGACGCTGACAAGGCAAAGCAATTCAAAGCGATTAAGTCTCTGTTAACTCAAGCCACCTCAGTAGTGATTGCGACAGATGCGGGGCGTGAGGGGGAGATGATCGCCCGTGAGATCATTGAGCACTGCAACTGGCGCAAAGGCCCTGTGCATCGGTTGTGGGCTTCTTCTCAAGATGAGGCTACGTTGCGCAAAGCGCTGGCATCACTGTTGCCCGGTGCCTCCAAGGAGCCCCTGTACTGGTCGGCATTGGCCCGATCACGAGCCGACTATATCGTCGGTATGAACATGACCCGCCTGTACTCGCTGCTGGCAAAGCAGCAGGGTTATCAGGGGGTGCTATCAGTCGGGCGTGTGCAGACGCCTACGCTGGCACTGGTGGTCGCGCGGGATCGGGAGATCGCCCGCTTTGTATCAAAGCCGTTTTTTGAGGTTGTGATCACGGCAGACGGAGGCCATGGCCGCACCTTTGCCGCGCAGTGGTTACCCGTGGCCCAGGTGGCAGATGAGGAGGGCCGCTGTATTAACGGCCCGATTGCGCAGCAACTGGCTGCCCGACTCCGGGGGCAGGCGGCACAGGTCGCTTCTGTGGAGGTAAAGCGAATGCGGGAGCAGCCTCCCCTGCCCTTTAGCCTGAGTGCCTTGCAGCAGATCTGTGATCGTAAATTCGGGTTCGGCGTTCAGCAGACACTGGATATCGCTCAGTCGCTGTATGAGAAACATAAAGCCACCACCTATCCACGCAGTGATTGCCGTTATCTGCCGGTGGCGATGCTTGAGGAAGTAAAACCCGTCCTGCAGGCACTGGCTCAGTCTGATCCGTCCCTAGGGCCACTGGTGATGCAGCTGGACAGTCGGCTGCGGTCAGCTGCCTGGAATGATGAGAAGGTGAATGCCTCAGACCACCACGCCATTATTCCGACGATGGGAGTGATTGATCTGTCAGCGATGACCGAGGACGAGCGCCGGGTGTATGAACTGATTCGTCTTCATTACCTGATGCAGTTTATGCCTGCTCACGAGTATGACCGGACTGAGGTGATGCTGGTCGCGCTGGGGCAGCAGTTTAAGGCTGTGGGCAAAGTGATCGCCGTTACCGGATGGCGGGCGCTGATGGCAAAGTCTTCTGCGGCGGAGTCTGATGAGGCTGAGGATAGCGATGCCGGTGGGCAGGAGTTGCCGCCGTTGGAGCAAGGACAAGTTTGCCCGGTCACCGATGCCCAAGTCGTGGAGAAGAAGACCACGCCGCCCAAATTTTTTACTCAGGGAACGCTGATTGCCGCGATGAAAGGCATTGCGCGTTATGTGGCGGATCCACGCCTGAAGGCCAAGTTGAGCGAGACGTCTGGCATCGGTACCGAAGCCACCCGGGCGGCCATTATCGAGGGGCTGATCAAACGGGGGTTTCTGTTGAGCAGTAAGCGGTCGGTCAAAACCACCGAAGCAGCACAGTCGCTGATTGATGCTCTGCCCCAGCCGCTCACTGATCCCGGGACCACGGCACTGTGGGAGCAGGCGCTGTCTGCCATTGAGCGGGGTGAGCTGACACTTGATCAGTTTGTGGCGACTCAGGCGCAATGGATCACTCATCTTGTTCATGAAGCCAAGCAGGCTGGTCGCGGGGCGTTACAGATTGCCGCTACTCCAACACAAGCCTGTCCGCTGTGTTCTGCGCCCATGCGCAAGCGCAGTGGCGCCAATGGCCCGTTTTGGGGCTGTACTCGATGGCCTGACTGTAAGGGGGTAGTCGATGGTGGCGGCAAGAAGAAGCGGGCACGCAAGAGGGTGGAGGGCACGGCATGACGTCATGGTTCATGGGTTGCACTGCTCACTTTTGCTGGTAATAATGGCCTTACAAAACGTTGACCGCTGACGTCCAATAGCGGCTCCCAAAGACGCAGCCTGAGTGAGAGTGCGTCGCCCCGTCGCCCGATGTGGGTTCCAGGCCAGATCAACAAACAGGGGAACGAGGTTCCCGTACCGACGACGGTCACTGCCTTCCTCTGTTTGTTTCCTCTCGCGACTTTCGTTTTTCTGCTCTTCTGATGGGCAGGCATACCACCGAAGTTTTCTGCCGTATGTGATTGATGGCAGTGCACTTCGGGGTGTGCCTCTGGCCCCATGTTGTTCAACGCTGTGCCTGCCAGCTGCTGCAGGAGCCGTTTGTGTGGGGATCCACGCCATTGATCAGGCCGCGGGCTACGATACCGGCCAGCAATCGACAGATTGCAGTAGCCATCCTTTTCCTGTCGCTCTGTTATCCGCTGTTGTGTTTTTCTACTGCTGTTGTACGTGATTCGTTGTATCTATCCCTTCCCATGATGTGAGCGGCGGCGCTGCTGCCGCTTACCCTACCTGCTGTATCCCGTCCCGACGCTTCGTTGTGGCGCTGTGTATCGCTATGACGTCGCCCTACCTTGTTTCCCTATTTTGATTATTTTGCTTTTTTTGATGTGTTGTTGATGGGGAAGCCCTGTCTGCGGGTTAATCCTCATCGATGAGCTGAGGGTTGGCCGATGTGCGTTGACTTGACTTCCCTCGGTGCGGCGGAAAAAATGGCCGCACGTTATCAGTCTGTTGACTGAAACCCAGTCGCTTCACCTAAGGCGATGACTAACCTGCGGGTTAGTGGTGATTTGCGTGGACAGTATCTCGGCTCATGGCTACGGCACGCACTGGCACTGCCAGCTGATACCACTTTCTCTTATTACGTTGTACTGCACTACTTTGGTCCGGCCCCTCAATGGTGTGTCCGGGCACACTGTTCCGCGTTTCCGTCCGTCAGGCATGCCGTCCTGAGGGCGCTACCCTGTCGGCCTTCTGATTGGATTGACTCGACAGGTGACCTTGTATGTCTACTCAACATCGTTCTCACGCTGATGCGTCTGAACAGGCGTTTACCTTTGCTGACTGCCCCGATCTGCATCTTGCAGACGTCGCAGACTGGCTCAAAAGCTACAGTGCAGCCTGTCCTTATGACATGGATGCCGTCGCTGAAACTGTTGCCCGGCACCAACAACGCCGCTGGGAAAGTTCCTGCTCCATGGTCGATTTATCTGTCCTGCGTCGCTCTGCGCACACGGGGCTGATGATCGCTGCTCGTTTTGCCCGAAAGATGGCAGATCGCATTCAGTGATCTGACTGACCATCCATTTTCGTTATTTCGACATGTCGTTATCACCCTGCTGGGAGTCTTTATTCCCTTCAGGGAGTCATGGCTTTCACAGGGTTCATTTCGTTCCGAACCTTTTGGAGGCTCTACCATGACTACTCAAAACGCTTCTCAGTTTTTCGATTTACACACTTCTGGCATTGGCTATATCAACCGCATTCGCCTGGTTGAGCCAAAAAAAGGAGAGCCCTTCTGGGCCTGTTCTATCGCCGCCTTGCGGGGTGATACGAACAATGTGGAATACACCTATTTCGATGTCCGCGTGTCGGGCACCGAAGCGGCGCGTTTGATCGCTCGGTGTCAACAAGCGGTGGAGGCTGGCAGCAAGATGCTGATCAGTTTCAAGATCGGTGACATCTACCCTGACGTATTCACCTATGCATCCGGTGATCGTAAGGGTGAAACAGGTGTCAGTCTGAAAGGCCGTCTGCTCATGATTCGTTGGATCAAGAAAGATGGCGAAATGATTTACCAGATGCCTAAAGCGGACGACGCGAGCGGTGCTCCTGCTGATACAGCAGGCACACCCGGTGCTAACGCGGCATAACTACTCAATCTATTTTGCTTCACAGTCATTGGCCCAGTTCTGATCTCTGATCGGTACTGGGTCTTTTTTTGTCTGATCAACTGCTACTAGGGGAATAACCGTTTCCCCTGGGGGCACGGCTATTCCCCATGATGGAGGAATACCGTGGTCACTCAACCTGAGCGTGCTCACGACCTGACCCAAGAAGATCGTCTGTTTCTGTCACAGCTCCAGCGTGGGTTGAGGAGTGAAATGGCCACTATCTTCGATAGTCGGTTTGGTCGTTGCACTACACCGCTGGTCGGGGCTTTTGTGGCTCTGCAGGGTAAGAAAATACTGCAGTACGACAAGCAGCGACCGTGGACATGCAAGGCCACCCCTCACTCCGTGCCCTACCAGGCACCGCAGTATCTGGAGCTGGAGGCATTGCAGTCCTGGGGGATCGCCCTGAAACATACGATCTGGCTGGATAACCTCTGTGATGAGGGCGTCTATTTTGGGCAATTTGTCCCAGAGCAGGTGTTAATCATGAGTCGTTGTGGCGAAGTAATTCAGCGTCATGACGGTCAATGGTTTGATAGTTACCTGCCCATAGCAGATCTACCACTTCATGAAGCCATGGCGAAGGCGCTGGATATCCAGCGCATTAACGAGCGCCGCGAAGGCAATTACAACACTGCGAATAGATTATTGATTGAGGCCCAGCGTCTTCGCGAAGCCGTTTCAATGTCCCGACTACACTGGCAGTTACATGAGCTGAAGCAAATCCACGCGGTGACGCGCTGGATGCAGACCGCTCGGTAACGCATTTTTCTTTCGCTTTTTCATTACACCACCACTGGGGGAAACGCTTCCCTAGGGGGGTGTTTCTCCTGGCCATCCTTGAACCCTGGAGATCCACGATGAAAGCCTTATCCACTGCCGCTGTTCATATCCGCTCCACTGCTGCCCTGACCGATGACGACAAACGCTGGCTGGCCCAGCAACGTCGGTCTCTTGAACTGGGTACCGATATGTATCTGTTCAAACGTCTGGGGGTGCTTCGGCACTGTCGGGTGGTGGTTCTGTCGGATGACAGTCCTTTTCGTTATGTACCCCTGCCTCACCAGGTGTTCACGGCACAGGCCATGAGCCTGGCCATGGCGGCGGTGATGGGATCGACGTTCCGTGAGGTGCGTATCGAGTCCGTTCGCGATCCCTGGACTGGCTACGACATCAGCGGCTACGGCTGTTTCCTGTCGTTCGACGGCGAAAGCTGGAGTTCTTCGGTTTACTGGGTCCGTGAATATGAACGGATTCGGGAGGAACTGGAGAGCACGGGACTACACCCGTACTTCATTCAGCGGGAGGTCTGGAGTGATCGCCCATGGCGAGCTCAGGTGGTCAATGCCCATCATGGGTTTGATCTGTCTGACATCGATGATGACGTGAACTGATCGCTCCTACGCTTATCCATTTAACCAACCACCCTTGGGGGAAATGCTTCCCTCTGGGGGTGTTTCTCCTGGTCATCCTTGAACCCTGGAGATCCACTATGCGCATTCTCTTTATTTCAGCGTTTGCCTCTGACACCTCCGTGCTAACCGGACAGCCCAAGCAACAGTGGCTGGCCGAGGAGCGCCATGTGATCGCTCAGGCGCTGGACAGAATGCAGCAGCATTTAGCGTCCGCGCAGTCCTATCTGGACGAAGGTGATACTCAACAGGCCCAGTGCTGGGCATACGCCGCCGGGGAGAACGGATAGCTCCGACACCTCTCATTAACCATTTCACTACCACCCCGGAGGCACCCATTCCCTTCGGGGACAGGTGCTTCCCGTTATCCATTGGAACCTTCGGGAGCATGCTATGACGTCAACTACCTTTTCCGCACACACGGTTAACACCGTCACGCGGGTGTCTGAGGTGATTGTGCCTGGTTGCCTGATCATCATTGACAGCACTATTACGCTGGATGTGGTCTGCCCACCGTACTGCACGGCGCCGATACGTCTTTCGTCGCAGGCGACTATTGATCTCAACGCCTCGCTCAGTGTGGCTGAGGCGATGAGGGACGCGGAGGGGCATTTCCGATACCTGCGCCATCTGGCACAGGTCAGCGTGGAACAGGCTGGACCGCATGCCCCTGTTCTTCTTCCTGTCAGCATGACCATTCGCAGTCAGGAGGCCAGTTTCAGGGGCGTGAATTTTCAACGCTACCAGGACGGCCAGTGGGAAGAGGACTATGCCCTGATTCCCCCTGAACAATGGCGTGTGACGCAGGAGAAGATCGACTTCTTTGGTCGCACCTGCAGTGAGCTGATCAGACACGGAGACGTGCTTGAAGCAGCAGACTGGCAGGGTCGGGAAGCCGTACTGGCTGACCGGCTCAGGCTCTCCCGCCTTGTGGCGGGTGAACCTGCCTGATCTGTTTC encodes:
- a CDS encoding DNA topoisomerase III translates to MLGNGVIVTWCIGHLLRMAEPDEINPNWKEWRLEQLPMIPGEWSMRVDADKAKQFKAIKSLLTQATSVVIATDAGREGEMIAREIIEHCNWRKGPVHRLWASSQDEATLRKALASLLPGASKEPLYWSALARSRADYIVGMNMTRLYSLLAKQQGYQGVLSVGRVQTPTLALVVARDREIARFVSKPFFEVVITADGGHGRTFAAQWLPVAQVADEEGRCINGPIAQQLAARLRGQAAQVASVEVKRMREQPPLPFSLSALQQICDRKFGFGVQQTLDIAQSLYEKHKATTYPRSDCRYLPVAMLEEVKPVLQALAQSDPSLGPLVMQLDSRLRSAAWNDEKVNASDHHAIIPTMGVIDLSAMTEDERRVYELIRLHYLMQFMPAHEYDRTEVMLVALGQQFKAVGKVIAVTGWRALMAKSSAAESDEAEDSDAGGQELPPLEQGQVCPVTDAQVVEKKTTPPKFFTQGTLIAAMKGIARYVADPRLKAKLSETSGIGTEATRAAIIEGLIKRGFLLSSKRSVKTTEAAQSLIDALPQPLTDPGTTALWEQALSAIERGELTLDQFVATQAQWITHLVHEAKQAGRGALQIAATPTQACPLCSAPMRKRSGANGPFWGCTRWPDCKGVVDGGGKKKRARKRVEGTA
- a CDS encoding STY4534 family ICE replication protein, which produces MTTQNASQFFDLHTSGIGYINRIRLVEPKKGEPFWACSIAALRGDTNNVEYTYFDVRVSGTEAARLIARCQQAVEAGSKMLISFKIGDIYPDVFTYASGDRKGETGVSLKGRLLMIRWIKKDGEMIYQMPKADDASGAPADTAGTPGANAA